The DNA segment CTTAGACTGAATTAAAATCCTTCTGCTTAATAAATTAGGTTAAAGTCAGCCCAGATTAGAAAACCCCTATAATAAATCAACCCTCTAGATGCAACCACCTCTCAACTGCCAGTTATTTTCTCTGGCTGCTTTTAACCCTGTTTTCTCCCTCTCACTGAGCAATGATAACACCACACCAGGCTCTTGGACCTCTGGACGGCCAGCTCAACTGCTGGGGGCTACAGATGGATGTGGGTGACGCACTGTCGCAATAAAGCCTGCACAGAAACAGCACAAACACCATGTTTTATGTGCCACAAATACAGTGCTGAGGATTTGGAGGGATGAATCATCACGCAAAGCAAGAACAATTAGAGATTCATAATcgggaggagggaaggctggggtgggatgggaaaaggaaagagcaggGCTGGGATTAGTTACttcagaaatattaataatatgtCAAGTTACCAAAGTACCGCACCCCCAGGCCAAAGCAGCAACATGGAGGGGGTGGGATGTTAACCAAAAAATGCAATTACATGTCACTATGTCCCACATCCTACACTGACTGCCAAGGAAACTTTTTTATCTAATTAAAGGATAACGATCCTTTACTTTGAGGCCACAGAAACACTTGGCATGACTGCATTGAGCCTCacctctgcaaaaggaaatgtCTCCCTGTCCATGAAGGggatccctcccttccccaaccAGGAAACACAGCCCAGGAGGGCAACTGGAGTTGGTTTGTGACAGAAGCCAAGGGAGGATCCAGGCAAAATCACCCTCCCTTTGAGACATTTAAGACCAAGGAATGATTTCCCGTGCTATCACCTTGTCTGAGCAATGGGGACCACTCCTCTGCTGATGCTGGAGAGCATTTAACAGCACAGCCATTGAAGATGGGAGGCTGGGGCAGCTAGTTAATGGCCTAGACATCAACACACCCATCTCACTGACCTGGGTTTCTGAGGGGACTCTTTGGGCTCCTTTGAACCGAACCAGCCACTGGTCTTACTCCTCTCATCTCTCCCTGGTGTCGCGTGGACGGACGAGCCATGGGAGGGTCCCACTTTCTCCCCCTGTGCTTTGCTCCCCACGTCACTCTTGTTGCCCCCTTGATGGAAGAGCCCACCCTTCACTTTCTTGTCTTCCTTCCTTGTTTCCTCGGGTTGTTTGTCCTTCGTCGTCTCTGTGGAGAAGACCATGGGTGTTGCAGCTTGTGTCAGCTTGTTCTCTAAGCGACTGTTTTCCTCCATCTTGGCTCTGCCCAGATGGTTACTGAGAGTGACAGCTTTTGTGGAAACCTTGAGCTCTTCTTGCAAGGCTaagctgggaggagatgggatgAACCTGGGCTCATCTCTCTGCTGTGTCCTCTCCAAGTTGCTGATCCCCCAAGGCACCTCGTGGGAGTCGGGATGGAGGGGGGTGAAGCCGAAGCCCTCCTCCTGCCGTCTGGGAACACTGGGCACAGATGGTGGCGCAGAGCTCTGAGGGACGGACACGGGGCTCTTTGGTGCAGGCTCGTCGCTGTAAACGTGGCTCCCATTGATGCAGAGGGAAGACCGGGACACGGGATCATTCTTTGGCTTCAGGTTTTGGATTGCTTTTGGCTCCAGGACGGGGCTGACTTGGGAGACATCGTCACTGAATGCTCTCTTGTGGGTCAGCTTTGGAGATGGCAAGTAGTCTTTCACtgagggaaaataaaacacaaaacagaggTGAGGTCATCTGAGCAACAGGCATAGGTATGAAAAGCATCGTTATCTTCTACTTGCAAACACTAGAGAGATCTGTGAAACCATAATGGCTTTCTCCCTCCCAGGCTCTACTGGATTGTAATTAAATGACTAGAAATGCAAAGCATGGGTCACAAGTATGTGGCTATACAAGCTATACGCTGTTCTCCCCAAGCACATCACCCCCACTGCAGGATCTGGagatgagaaagatgaaaaaacccTTCTCTGAGAGGATCTGAGATCGATAATAAATGCAACAAACTACCCAGAAGCTACTTAAAGGGCTTATGCTTCCATATGACTTAAGAGTTTGCACTGAATAAAAGACAATGAGCCTCTGAGCTCTGCTCCAACAGGCCAGGCTGCTGCTTTGTGTGATATAAGCCAGGAGGGTCCAGCGCCTGTTTCTCCCTCTCACTGCCTGACCCTGTGGCTATTGCTAACGCTCAGCAGATTTTGGGGTTACATGGAGAACCCAGTGAGAAGGACTGCCTGGACTTTAGGCAACATGCAGCTGCTCTCCCCTCCTAGCCAGAAATGCTCTCTCctttgctggttttggctgggatggagttaattttcttcgcaGTAGCTactatggggctatgttttggatttgtgctgaaaacagtgctgaaaatacagggatgttttggtTACTGctaagcagtgcttacacagagtcgaggcctgttctgctcctcacaccaccccaccagcgagcaggccggaggggcacaagaagctgggagggaacacagccaggacagctgaccccaatcGACCAAAGGGATAccccataccatgtgacatcatgcgcAGtttataaagctgggggaagaagcgagggggggacattcagagtgatggcatttgtcttcccaagtaactgttacacatgatggagccctgctttcctggagatggccgaACACCTGTCTGCCAATGGggagcagtgaatgaattccctgtttgctttgcttgcgtgcacggcttttgttttacctattaaactgtctttatatcaACCCATGACcgttctcacttttactcttctgattctctcccccatcacaaCTGGGGGgcagtgagcaagcagctgtgtgtgcttagttgccagctggggttaaaccatgacactccTTCACCATGATGCGAGGATCACGGGGCCAAACCAGTGCCTCTACTCGCTCTCCAGCCACTCACAGGAACATCACCCACCAGAAACTGTGAGGCATCATGCAGGCAGCTTTGCCAGCACAGTGAGAAGCAGCATGTACCCAGGGACTCCCACCCAATATGGGAATTTGCTGTCTCCAGCCAATTAAACCATTTAATTATACATCTTGTTTTCAAGGGATGGCAAGAATTAATTCACTACAAGGGCCTTTTTTGTTTGCAAATCGCCACTCTCCGAGCGCCAAGAGCTCAGATTGCTTTAATCACCGGGAACTGGTCACTGTTTCAGCTTTGCCTCCAAGCCGGAGGCATCTCATTAGACAGCCAGGCAGCAGTGCAGCACAGCACCAGTGTGCTCGGCTTcacccagccctctcccaggGGCTTACTGCTACGAGCCACTGTTAGCGACCCGCTTTCAGGGTGCAGAGAAGAAATGGTCCTAAAGCACCCTCGTGGCCTGCAGGCTCATGTTGAACTGCAGGGAGCACATGCAGCATCAACGTTAAGTCAGGCTGCCCATATACAGGCTCAGCATGAAAAGCAAAATCTTAGACGTAGCCCCCTATTCTGGCAAGCACGTTACTGACAGCACGCAGAAGGTCTCAGAGGGTTTGTGCAGGACGCCGCTTTTTAGGTAAGCAATTAGTTAACAGATTTGCAGGAAAGCCTCAACAGCCccttacaaagaaaagaaggaaaaaagaaggagggTGAGGATTAAAACCGTTATCCTCTTACCAGAGCGTTCGGTGGACAGACTGCTGTGTCTGCTCGGGGATTTGGTTACCTCGGGAACATTTGCAGCCAAGCCCAGGCTGGCAGAAGAGATGGTGCTGTCGGATCCCAGGGAGGTGTTGGATTGCGTCAGGGACGACTTGCGCAGCTTGTTCTTCAAGAAGAAGCCCTTGACTTTGGACTTCTTGCCCCCAACATCATAGTCATCCTCCATGTCGAGGGcgcccatgctgctggggatgatGGCAGAGGCTGACTCCAAGTCATATTTCTTCTTGCCcttcaccttgtccttcagctTGCCAAAAGGCGACCGTGGCTTGTCCTTCATGGACAGGTCAAACATGCTGGCTGTAAGGTTGTTGCGTGTGAACTGGATGCTCACCAGGATCTCACCAcgctccttctccttcttcccagCCTTGGAGTGTAGCTTGTGCCACCTGgagccagagaggaaaaaaaagcaaaggcccATTTGTCATTTCCAAGAGCCACAAGTCAGAAAGACCtctgggaggatgctgctgggtggGACCTAGCACAAGCACCCCAGAATTCACCCAAGACCTGAGTCAGAGACACACAAACGCCAAGCACGGAGGTTTTGGATGGGACCAGAACCCTCCCTGAACCACAGCGGCTTCATAAGAgctctgtctccatccctgtcctaAAGCCCTTCCACTAAAAAACCTGGCAAACACCATCTTGCTCACCCTGGCATCAGACACTGCCATGCATTTCACGGGGGTAAGTTACTGGTGGCCAAATTTTTGTACAGTCAGTTGATACATTGCTGTgagcctgtgtttaaaaaaagatggtGCTTTGtgcttgcattttaaatattcaagagCCACTGACTCAGAACAAATCCTTTCAAGTCAGAGACAATACTGTAATGGCAAAGGCACTCAACAACATTCACTGAAATAACTTTATGTCAGACCTTCTGTGCCTCACCCTACATACAGGTGCTGAAGTTTGCCTGGAAGTTCCCTTGCATCAAGCATTTAGAGGATGCTGCATCCCAGGAGCTCTCTatgggcaggaggagctgctaTGCAGCACCTACCCTACCCTACCAAGGTTAGTGGATTTTTGGGAAACATCTGCATTCCCACAGCCAGCCCATGGCAGTCTCCAGCCTGCAGTACAGTTTTGGGATCTGCAATGACCTGATGTGATGGTGGATGATGCAACACACCTATACATccatcagcttcccctcctccaaaTCCTTCAATTCTGCTAAAACATCTGTAAAATACGAGGCAGCTCAGAAGCCTGAGCTGAGGAGGGAAAAGGACTTGACTTTAACGCCCCCCGTGCTGGTTGCCAAAGCCCAGCACTGTGCCACTGGGGCTGGCAAGAGCTCCCAAATGAGATACTGGCCATATCCACCAGCACAAAAGCTTCAACCGACTCCACAGTAGATTAACGGAGGATgctccccactgccctgccccagATGAAACCCATAACGCAGACTTTGCTCACAGAGATGGAAAGAGCATGGGAAAAGCCTCCAAAACATTCActgcacaagggaaaaaaacctcccaatCTCCATTTAGGGCCCAGTCCCTCCACAGGGAATAACCTGTGCACTGGCAGGCATGGAGCAACCCCTGGTACACGATGGGAGAGGGAACTTGCCTCCTGCCGGCTGGAACAAACGGTGGGTGAGAGGGCAGCAAAGCAAGGGATGCCCAGAGACACCTTCTAGCTCTCCAGTTCACAGTGGTAACATGGTCAGACGGGGCAGCACGAAACACAGGCCATGATGGAACCATTTCTTCCCCCAAACTGCTGCTGACCCAGTGGTCCTTCACTCTCTTCTCCTCCTGTAATATGCCTGATCTTTCTGCCCCGGTTCCAAGTGCCGCTTCCTGAGGTGGCTGCAGCAGGATGAATGGGTCTCCAGCACAGCCGTTGCCCCAGCAGCTCTGATCCCTCACGgataaaagtattaaaattccCCTTAACGAAGCGCAAGGAAATATGTATGTTCAGGACAGACTCTATTTCTCCATGACATGCTTCACAGGTGAAGCAGGCAGCAACGAGAGTTGGAAGAAATTTCTAGACCTGGGATAACAATTTCCCAATGAtttcccagaaaataaaaatcctagcGGTGTTTACATCCACTTGAAAAATGAAgtcactgaaaaggaaaaaaaaagaggaaggaaaatgtgaAGGACGGAGATGGGTGTGACCATGCTGAAATCACCAGGGCAAGGAGAAACTTGAATCGCATCCTCCAGACGTTTCTGTATTATTGCTGGGGATGTTATCGCATCTTGGATGAAGGGAGGAGCTGGAAAGCCTGAGGAGCCTAAAATGTACCTCGTGAAGGGGGAACAAAACCCCTAATTCCCTGCTGGGATGCCTGGATAAATAACACGAGTGCACAGCTGGAAGCACCCAGGTCCTTCACCACACAATTCAGGTGCCACCGAAATGCAGGAGGGACAGAGCCTGTGACTTTGCTGGGCACAGATGTGGGGTTAAATCCCCAGTGAACCCATTCCTATTCCTGCCGCTTGCTTATCTCACCCCCATATGATGTCCTTTGAAAAATGTTCAGTACCCAGGCTTGAAAATATCCaggcatgcagaaaaaaaaaaaaaacaaacatgaaaaaaagcagcattaaccCCTTGCAGCAAGTCATCATCTGCAAAGAGACATCCAAATGAGCTGATCCGCCGCCAGGGAGCAGTTAGGGAAGCAGGAGCAGGTGAGTCAGTGGACTCTTCCCGTAGGAGCAGTGAGGAAAAGGCTGCTTGGAAcaggctgtggccacagcacatCAAATATTATGTTGCTCAGTTTGATGCAAGAGCTGGAAGAAGTTCAAGagggaagggctgcagcagcctgcgAGCTGGGAGAGGAGATTTGGAGGCTGAATCATttagcaggagaagaaaaaaacctcgcAAGTAGTTTTTATATCTTACGTCAtcccatggagaaaaaaaaaaaaaaaacaaaacagaaaatctggGTGGATTAACATAAGGAAAGGCACAAGCTTGAGGATGATGAGATATAACAGCCCACAGAAGCCCTGCACTGGCTCAGCTCACATGGATATGCTCTCAGCATCTCCCATCCCATTGCTTATAATGTTGTggtcattaaaattaatttgggtgCTCAGTGGTGACGCCTTTGAAAGAACAAGCCTTAAAACCTGATCTGCTTCAAAAAGCATCCGTTCAAGGAAAAACCTCTGCTTATGCTGGCACTGGATTAAGGAGCTTTTTTTGCTTCCCAAGACCTAATCAGCAGTCAACAAGCAGTTGGGACTACACCTCAAACATGGAACAGAGCTATTTTTAGGCTAAGCTCTAAGTTTATGGCACAAGATGAGTGTTTGGGAGGATTAAGTTGTTCCATgttgggtttttcatttttttatgaatCAGCTCCAGTGGAAACAGGAGGTGCAAACATTCAGCTGGGAtgtggcaggagagcaggactgAGGCAGGTTTCAAGTTCCAGCCCAGCTAAACGCAAACTCCTGCAGCATCTTTTCGCTGTTAACCCCATCCCACACCCGTTGGTTTCCCATGTTTCTTCCACAAGCTGCCCTCAGGGGGAAGCCCTGGGTGGGGGGGTTCTGGATTGGGTCCAAGTGTCCAAGGGGGACATGGGACTAGACGATACGCCTGGAAAAACAAACCAGCTTCTGTCCATACAAACACTTTTCCAAGTCTGAAACAGCCGCCATGGGCTTTGCAGCTCAGGCTCAGACCAATCGCTCTGAACTTATCAGACTGTGGAACGGGTGCTGGCACTGAGGAGCTCAGGCAGATCGAGGAAGCCATGTCAACCATGTCCAGCATCAGGAGCCCAGGACTGCAAGGACCCGCTTCTTGGAGGTGTTTTGGAGGCCTCTCTTGAGGATGGTGTCACCAGCTTAGGTC comes from the Chroicocephalus ridibundus chromosome 5, bChrRid1.1, whole genome shotgun sequence genome and includes:
- the RAB11FIP5 gene encoding rab11 family-interacting protein 5 isoform X5, yielding MALLRAAALPAEGSPAWLPTHVQVTVVQARGLRCKGGGGGKPGTSDAYTIIQLGREKYSTSVAEKSTGNPEWREECAFELPPELGTPAGLARGGLVLTVMHRALVGMDRFLGQALVPLEPALQQGRAPDERWHKLHSKAGKKEKERGEILVSIQFTRNNLTASMFDLSMKDKPRSPFGKLKDKVKGKKKYDLESASAIIPSSMGALDMEDDYDVGGKKSKVKGFFLKNKLRKSSLTQSNTSLGSDSTISSASLGLAANVPEVTKSPSRHSSLSTERSVKDYLPSPKLTHKRAFSDDVSQVSPVLEPKAIQNLKPKNDPVSRSSLCINGSHVYSDEPAPKSPVSVPQSSAPPSVPSVPRRQEEGFGFTPLHPDSHEVPWGISNLERTQQRDEPRFIPSPPSLALQEELKVSTKAVTLSNHLGRAKMEENSRLENKLTQAATPMVFSTETTKDKQPEETRKEDKKVKGGLFHQGGNKSDVGSKAQGEKVGPSHGSSVHATPGRDERSKTSGWFGSKEPKESPQKPSPHPVKPISAAVQEVSSEKKQQHRSSLTTALSNGLEKLKTVTTSSVQPVAPSSHTEKTDSKKLKDPTVLDQSAKYYHLTHDELIQLLLQREKELSKKEEHIHELENYIDQLLVRIMEQSPTLLQIPLGESKTK